AGCGCAACGCAGGCGGCCTCAATAGTTTTCTCACTAGCCATATTCACAACCACTGCCCCCTGCGCGCCGTCAAAATCAGCCAGAAGAAAAAAGGTGCACCGATAAAAGCGGTGACCGCGCCAATGCGCAGCTCCTGCGCGCCGACAAAATTAATCACCAGAATGTCTGCCAGCAGCAACAGCAGCGCTCCAGCTAAAGCGCTGATCCACAGTAAACGGGCGGGGTCCTGGCGCACCAGAGGGCGCACCAGGTGCGGCACCACCAATCCGACAAAACCGATAGTGCCAGCTACTGCCACGGCACCCCCCACGGCACTGGCGATGCCCAGCAAAATAAGAAAGGGATAGGCGCGGCTCTGGAAACCCAAGGAAGCCGCACTGTCTTCACCCAAGGCCAGCGCGCGCAAATAATTGCGTGTGAAAAACAGGCACAGCACCCCCACGGCCAAAAAGGGCAATGCCAAAAACAGTTGGTCCCAGCCGCGATTGGCCAGCGAGCCCATCAACCAGAACACCACCTCCTGCATAGCGAACATGCTCGGCGCATAGTTAAGCGCCAGTGCAATCAGTGCCGATAGGAAAGCGTTAATGGCCACCCCCGCCAACACCAGCCGTCCGGCACTGGCGCCGCGCCCCGCCAACAACCACACCGCCGCCGCCGCGCTAAAGGCACCGCCAATAGCCAGAGCCTGCAACAACCAACCGGATTTCCAGGCCGCGCCGTAATAGAGAAACAGTACCGCCGCCAAAGCCGCACCGCTGGAAACACCGAGCAGCGCCGGCTCCGCCAGAGGGTTACGCAACATCCCCTGCATGGCGGCGCCGCCCATCCCCAAGGCAGCGCCCACCAGTATTGCCAACAGGGCACGGGGCAGTCGCAATTGCCACAGAATCACCGCATCGCTGCTCTGGCCACTCCAGCCCTCAGCCAGCGCATTGGAAAGGTCCACCGAAACCGGGCCACTACCCAGTGCCCCAAGCAAGGCCAGCGGCAGGGCCGCCAGTAATAACAAAACCGCGTTTTTATTGTACAAGCGCTTCCCTCTTATCCATCAACTGTTGCAGTGTATCCACCACCGCCAGTACCGGGCACAGGCTCAGCTGTTTCGGCAGGGTATAGGTGCGGCCGCTATCGATATAGCGCTGTAGTACCGGGTGGCGCGCGGCCAGGTAAGCCAGTGCGAAATGCTGTTCGCTGCCATAGAACACCAACAAATCCGGCTGCAGGGCAATCACCTCTTCCAGGCTGATCCGTGCCAGTCCCTGAGTGGTGGCGAGATTGTCAAAACCGGCGCGCTGCAGCAACTGGTGCTCCAGCATGCCGCTGCCGTAGGTGATGTTATTGGCGGAGAGAATCACCGCACTGGCGCGCTGTTTAGCAGCGGGCTGATCGAGTAGTTGTGCCAACGCGCGTTTCTGCTCTTGCAGCGGAGGAAGCGGGCCCAGTACGGCTTGTAAAGCACCGAGTTGTTGTTGCAACTGCTCCAGACTGTAGGCATCGGGGATGGTCACCACATTCATACCCAGTGCCTGCAGCCGCTCAGCCGCACGCTGGGCACCGTACTGCCCGGCAAGAACCAGATCTGGCTTTAATGGCAGCAGCTCCTCGGCGCGGGCGCGATTGAGCTGAACG
The DNA window shown above is from Microbulbifer variabilis and carries:
- a CDS encoding FecCD family ABC transporter permease; its protein translation is MYNKNAVLLLLAALPLALLGALGSGPVSVDLSNALAEGWSGQSSDAVILWQLRLPRALLAILVGAALGMGGAAMQGMLRNPLAEPALLGVSSGAALAAVLFLYYGAAWKSGWLLQALAIGGAFSAAAAVWLLAGRGASAGRLVLAGVAINAFLSALIALALNYAPSMFAMQEVVFWLMGSLANRGWDQLFLALPFLAVGVLCLFFTRNYLRALALGEDSAASLGFQSRAYPFLILLGIASAVGGAVAVAGTIGFVGLVVPHLVRPLVRQDPARLLWISALAGALLLLLADILVINFVGAQELRIGAVTAFIGAPFFFWLILTARRGQWL
- a CDS encoding ABC transporter substrate-binding protein, with the protein product MSTRTSRRHLLCWQLLLGAVFILAAKVQAYERIASLNLCLDQVLLNWAQPADIASLTWLSAAEQYRSLPIPEHVQLNRARAEELLPLKPDLVLAGQYGAQRAAERLQALGMNVVTIPDAYSLEQLQQQLGALQAVLGPLPPLQEQKRALAQLLDQPAAKQRASAVILSANNITYGSGMLEHQLLQRAGFDNLATTQGLARISLEEVIALQPDLLVFYGSEQHFALAYLAARHPVLQRYIDSGRTYTLPKQLSLCPVLAVVDTLQQLMDKREALVQ